The following coding sequences lie in one Stigmatella aurantiaca genomic window:
- a CDS encoding iron chaperone — MASKFSTIDEYIASFPEDVQAILRQIRQSIRKVLPTAEEKIKYGMPAVMLNERHAVYFAAWKRHIGLYPVYRSEAPIEEELAPYRDAKDTLKFPLNQPIPYGLIERVAVHLSKRA; from the coding sequence ATGGCCAGCAAGTTCTCCACGATCGATGAGTACATCGCCTCGTTTCCCGAGGACGTCCAGGCCATCCTCCGCCAGATCCGGCAGTCGATCCGGAAGGTGCTGCCCACGGCGGAGGAGAAGATCAAATACGGGATGCCCGCCGTCATGCTCAACGAGCGGCACGCGGTGTACTTCGCGGCATGGAAGCGCCATATCGGGCTCTACCCGGTCTACCGCTCCGAGGCGCCCATCGAGGAGGAGCTCGCGCCCTACCGCGATGCGAAGGACACCCTCAAGTTCCCGCTGAACCAGCCCATTCCCTACGGCCTCATCGAGCGGGTGGCCGTCCACCTCTCGAAGAGGGCCTAG